One window of Desulfovibrio sp. X2 genomic DNA carries:
- the lipB gene encoding lipoyl(octanoyl) transferase LipB → MRIIDLGLVAYSDAEAIQRERLDRVAAGEEDTLYLLEHPPVITLGRHGGGEHLLAAPAYLAERGITLAHSARGGKITCHFPGQLVAYPVFHVARRPGGLRRFFADLEGAVVETAAAFGVAAESRAGFPGVWTERGKLCSIGVAVRRWTTWHGLALNVGRDLSLFDLITLCGIEGARPTSLQIERGEESPSVAEVKDVLADAIRKRFAHSPLA, encoded by the coding sequence ATGCGCATCATCGATCTCGGGCTCGTCGCCTATTCCGATGCCGAAGCGATCCAGCGCGAGCGGCTCGACCGCGTGGCCGCCGGGGAGGAGGACACCCTCTACCTGCTGGAACACCCCCCGGTCATCACGCTCGGCCGCCACGGCGGCGGTGAGCACCTGCTGGCCGCGCCCGCCTATCTGGCCGAGCGGGGCATAACGCTCGCGCACTCCGCGCGCGGCGGCAAGATCACCTGCCATTTCCCCGGCCAGCTCGTGGCCTATCCCGTCTTCCACGTGGCCAGGCGTCCCGGCGGCCTCAGGCGGTTCTTCGCGGACCTCGAAGGGGCGGTGGTGGAGACGGCGGCGGCGTTCGGCGTCGCGGCCGAGAGCAGGGCGGGCTTTCCCGGCGTGTGGACCGAGCGCGGCAAGCTCTGCTCCATAGGCGTGGCCGTGCGCCGCTGGACCACCTGGCACGGCCTGGCGCTGAACGTGGGCCGCGACCTCTCCCTGTTTGACCTGATCACGCTTTGCGGGATAGAAGGCGCCCGACCCACCTCGCTGCAGATCGAGCGCGGGGAAGAATCCCCGAGTGTGGCCGAGGTCAAGGACGTACTCGCCGATGCCATCCGAAAACGTTTTGCGCATTCCCCCCTGGCTTAG
- the lipA gene encoding lipoyl synthase encodes MPSENVLRIPPWLRVKLPSSGRCGGTAKLLADLRLNTVCQSARCPNKFECFSASVATFLIMGRVCTRGCAFCNIAPGRPEPLEPDEPERIAEAVRRLGLKHVVVTSVTRDDLPDGGAGHFAAVLRALHAAHPGLTTEVLTPDFGGDEEALAAVLAERPDVFNHNLETVPRLYAAVRPRAGYRQSLDVLSAAKRLFPGVRVKSGIMVGLGETDEEVRGVIRDLHAASCDIVTVGQYMRPSLAHPAVQRYVHPDVFEEYAAYGRSLGVPHMFCAPLVRSSYNAALFAGKSGGNCAPA; translated from the coding sequence ATGCCATCCGAAAACGTTTTGCGCATTCCCCCCTGGCTTAGGGTCAAGCTGCCCTCGTCCGGCCGCTGCGGCGGCACGGCGAAGCTGCTCGCGGACCTGCGCCTGAACACGGTCTGCCAGTCCGCGCGCTGTCCCAACAAGTTCGAGTGCTTCTCCGCCTCGGTGGCCACCTTCCTGATCATGGGCCGGGTCTGCACGCGCGGCTGCGCCTTCTGCAACATCGCTCCCGGTCGGCCCGAGCCGCTCGAGCCAGACGAGCCCGAGCGCATCGCCGAGGCCGTGCGGCGCCTGGGGCTCAAGCACGTCGTGGTCACCTCCGTCACGCGCGACGACCTGCCGGACGGCGGGGCAGGCCATTTCGCGGCCGTGCTGCGCGCCCTTCACGCCGCCCACCCCGGATTGACGACCGAGGTCCTGACGCCCGACTTCGGGGGGGACGAGGAGGCGCTCGCCGCGGTGCTGGCCGAGCGGCCCGACGTCTTCAACCACAATCTGGAGACCGTGCCGCGCCTCTACGCCGCCGTGCGGCCCAGGGCCGGATACCGCCAGAGCCTGGACGTCCTTTCCGCGGCCAAGCGGCTCTTCCCGGGCGTGCGCGTGAAGTCCGGCATCATGGTCGGACTGGGCGAGACGGACGAGGAGGTGCGCGGGGTCATCCGCGACCTGCACGCCGCCTCCTGCGACATCGTCACCGTGGGCCAGTACATGCGACCGAGCCTGGCCCACCCGGCCGTGCAGCGCTACGTCCATCCGGACGTCTTCGAGGAATACGCCGCCTACGGCCGTTCTCTCGGCGTGCCGCACATGTTCTGCGCGCCGCTCGTGCGCTCCAGCTACAACGCCGCGCTCTTCGCCGGAAAATCCGGCGGGAATTGCGCACCGGCCTGA
- a CDS encoding YqjD family protein gives MATTIPKSMSREFRSIITHAQALVDATTDEVDDRVKSARDELAKRLDDAKEEYGVLKEHLREDVRAADELIHAKPYYAIGGTFVAGLLLGWLMSRK, from the coding sequence ATGGCGACGACCATTCCCAAGAGCATGAGCAGGGAGTTCAGAAGCATCATCACCCATGCCCAGGCCCTCGTGGACGCCACGACGGACGAGGTGGACGATCGCGTCAAGTCGGCCAGGGACGAACTGGCCAAACGGCTCGACGACGCCAAGGAAGAGTACGGGGTGCTCAAGGAGCACCTGCGCGAGGACGTCAGGGCCGCCGACGAACTCATCCACGCGAAGCCGTACTACGCAATCGGCGGGACCTTCGTCGCCGGTCTGCTCCTGGGCTGGCTCATGTCCAGGAAATGA
- a CDS encoding phage holin family protein: MGRLSRAFDGVTDTAGRFGEMSLDILQDRLALLSLELREAKIRFFQALFLASLGVVACVLGLLLLILAGVFFLPPEWRLFGLLAMGIAAVLAGVLAFVSLGRRLDRNPLAFAQTLEELKKDAACFSTEN, translated from the coding sequence ATGGGCAGACTGTCCCGGGCCTTTGACGGAGTGACGGACACGGCGGGCCGGTTCGGGGAGATGAGCCTCGATATCCTCCAGGACCGGCTCGCCCTCCTGTCCCTGGAGTTGCGCGAGGCCAAGATACGCTTCTTCCAGGCGCTGTTTCTGGCGAGCCTGGGCGTGGTCGCCTGCGTGCTCGGCCTTCTGCTGCTGATTCTCGCCGGGGTCTTTTTCCTGCCCCCGGAGTGGCGCCTCTTCGGGCTCCTTGCCATGGGGATAGCGGCGGTGCTCGCGGGCGTCCTCGCATTCGTCTCGCTCGGCCGCCGCCTGGACCGCAACCCCCTGGCATTTGCCCAGACCTTGGAAGAGCTGAAGAAGGACGCGGCATGTTTCTCGACCGAAAATTGA
- a CDS encoding DNA-3-methyladenine glycosylase, which produces MPEHAVHSTIQPLTCSLAFSGFFRPGDILAFHRRDPQAVAERVEEHSLRKGLLWSGVPGLLFIDLLPGRAEARLDLDGPAAEKERPSFEAMVRRMLGLGQPVEEFERRFADHPQLGVLIARQRGLRVPAAATPFEALAWAVTGQQISVHAAISMRRKLIQAADIRHSSGLFCHPDAACVAGLGSETLRKAGYSVAKARTLLELARMTAGGELPLDAWEDSWLHGRLDAQTAEGIRERLLDVRGIGPWTVNYVLLRGFGWLDGDLSGDVAVRRGLGRLLGSEEKVDAAYTREWLAQFSPWRALVAAHLWASLSAASY; this is translated from the coding sequence ATGCCCGAACACGCCGTCCACTCCACGATCCAGCCGCTGACCTGCTCGCTCGCTTTCTCCGGATTTTTTCGGCCAGGAGACATCTTGGCCTTCCATCGCCGTGATCCGCAGGCCGTGGCTGAGCGGGTCGAAGAGCACTCGCTGCGCAAGGGCCTGCTTTGGAGCGGCGTCCCCGGGCTGCTCTTCATCGACCTGCTGCCCGGCCGCGCCGAGGCGCGGCTCGACCTCGACGGTCCGGCGGCGGAGAAGGAGCGTCCCTCTTTCGAGGCCATGGTCCGGCGCATGCTCGGCCTGGGCCAGCCCGTGGAGGAGTTCGAGCGGCGTTTCGCCGACCATCCCCAACTCGGCGTCCTGATCGCGCGGCAACGAGGGCTCCGCGTGCCCGCCGCGGCCACGCCCTTCGAGGCCCTGGCCTGGGCCGTGACCGGGCAGCAGATCAGCGTTCACGCGGCCATCTCCATGCGCAGGAAGCTCATCCAAGCCGCAGACATCCGCCACTCCTCAGGCCTCTTCTGCCACCCGGACGCCGCATGCGTCGCAGGGCTCGGCAGCGAAACCCTGCGCAAGGCCGGCTACTCCGTGGCCAAGGCGCGGACGCTGCTCGAACTCGCCCGCATGACGGCGGGCGGCGAACTGCCCCTGGACGCATGGGAGGATTCCTGGCTGCATGGACGGCTCGACGCCCAGACCGCGGAGGGTATCCGCGAGCGTCTCCTGGACGTGCGCGGCATAGGTCCGTGGACCGTGAACTACGTCCTGCTGCGCGGTTTCGGCTGGCTCGACGGGGATCTCTCCGGCGACGTGGCCGTGCGGCGCGGGCTCGGCAGGCTGCTCGGTTCCGAGGAGAAGGTCGATGCGGCGTACACCAGGGAGTGGCTCGCGCAGTTCTCCCCCTGGCGGGCCCTTGTGGCCGCCCATCTATGGGCTTCGTTGTCGGCAGCGTCGTACTGA